In Arthrobacter sp. CJ23, the genomic window GGCGCGGCGCTGGCCACCACCAACCGCCTGCCGGTGCTGCTGCTTCCCAGCGACACCTTCGCCACCCGCGCCGCGGACCCCGTGCTGCAGCAGCTCGAACAGCCCTACGCGTACGACATCACCGTCAACGACGCCTTCCGACCGCTGTCCAAGTTCTTCGACCGGGTGTCCCGCCCGGAGCAGTTGTTCTCGGCGTTCCACCATGGCCTGCGGGTCCTGACGGATCCGGCCGAAACCGGCGCCGTCACCATCTCGCTGCCCCAGGATGTCCAGGCCGAGGCCTTCGACGTCCCGGAGGAGTTCCTGGCTGAGCGCGAGTGGCGCATCCGCCGCCCGGAGGCCGACGACGAGGACATCCGCCGCGCCGCCGAGGCCATCCGCGCCGCGAAGCGCCCGCTGATCATCGCCGGCGGCGGCGTGCTGTATGCCTACGCGAACGAGGAACTGGCGAAGTTCGCCGAGCTGACGGGCATCCCGGTGGGCAACACGCAGGCCGGCGTCGGTGTCCTGCCGTGGGACCACAAGTTCTCGCTCGGGGCGATCGGCTCCACGGGCACCACTGCGGCCAACGCCATCGCGGCGGACGCGGACCTGATCATCGGCATCGGCACCCGCTACGAGGACTTCACCACGGCGTCGCGCACGGCATTCCAAAACCCGGACGTCCGCTTCATCAACATCAACGTTGCCCCGATCGACGCCTACAAGCATGGCACCTCCCTGCCGATCGTTGCCGATGCCCGCAAGGCCCTGGTCAAGCTGAACCAGGCTTTGGGCGGGTACCGGGTAGGCGGGGACCTCGAAACGAGGATCGCTGCGGAGAAGAAGCGCTGGAACGCGATCGTCGACGAAGCCTTCGACACCCGCCACACGCCGCTGCCGGCACAGAACGAGATCATCGGTGCCACGAACAAGGCAATGGACGACCAGGACGTTGTCATCTGCGCCGCCGGTTCCCTGCCGGGTGACCTGCACAAGATGTGGCGCGTCCGTGACCCGTTCGGCTACCACGTGGAATACGCGTACTCCTGCATGGGCTATGAAATCCCCGGCGGCCTGGGCGTGAAGCGCGCGGCGCTGGCCGAAGCCGCCGCCGGCGGCCCGGACCGGGACGTGGTGGTCATGGTGGGGGACGGCTCCTACCTGATGATGCACACCGAACTGGTCACCGCCGTCGCCGAACGCATCAAGCTGATCGTGGTCCTCATCCAGAACCACGGCTACGCCTCCATCGGCTCGCTCTCCGAATCGCTCGGCTCGCAGCGTTTCGGCACGCAGTACCGCGTGCTGGACAAGGACCAGCACAGCTTCGACGCCGGCGAGAACCTGCCGGTGGACCTGGCCCTGAATGCCGAAAGCCTCGGCGCGAAGGTCATCCGGATCGAACCGGGGGAGAACGTCATCCAGGCTCTCGGCGCTGCCCTCAAGGAAGCCAAGGCGGCCCCGAAAGACAGCGGCCCGATCGTCATCCACATCGAGTCCGATCCCCTGCTGGACGCGCCCAGCTCCGAGTCCTGGTGGGACGTCCCCGTCTCCCAGGTTTCCGAACTGGAATCCACCCAGCAGGCCTTCAAGACGTACACCGACCACAAAAACCGCCAGCGCAAGCTGCTCGGCTAGACACACCCCAGCCCGCAAAGCTACCGAAGAGGACGCACATGTCGACGACGACCACACTGACCACCATCAAGCACTTCATCAACGGTGTTGAAACCGCCGGCACCGGCGACCGCAGCCAGCCCGTCTACAACCCGGCCACTGGCCAGGCTTCGGCTGAACTGCGCCTGGCCAACCGGGCGGACCTGGACGCCACCGTCGCCGCGGCCCGCGCCGCCGCCGACTCCTGGGGCGACATTTCCCTGGCCAAGCGCACCGCCGTGCTGTTCAAGTTCCGCGAACTCGTGGCCGCCCACGTGGACGAACTCGCCGCCCTCATCACTGCCGAGCACGGCAAGGTCCTCTCCGATGCCAAGGGCGAGATCGGCCGTGGCCTGGAGGTCATCGAGTTCGCCTGCGGCATCCCTCAGCTGCTCAAGGGCGAGTACTCGGACCAGGTCTCCACCGGGATCGACGTGTTCTCCTTCCGCGAGCCCCTCGGCGTGGTTGCCGGCATCACGCCGTTCAACTTCCCGGTCATGGTGCCGCTCTGGATGGCCCCGATGGCCATTGCCGCCGGTAACGCCTTCATCCTCAAGCCTTCCGAGCGCGACCCTTCCGCCTCGATGCTGCTCGCCAAACTGTGGAAGCAGGCCGGCCTCCCGGACGGCGTGTTCCAGGTCCTGCACGGCGACAAGGAAACCGTGGAAGGCCTCCTGACCCACCCGGACGTGGACGGCATCTCCTTCGTCGGCTCCACCCCGATCGCCCAGTACGTCCACGAGACCGCCACCAAGCACGGCAAGCGGGTCCAGGCCCTGGGCGGCGCGAAGAACCACGCCATCGTCCTGCCCGACGCCGATCTCGACAACGCTGCCGACCACCTGGCCGCCGCGGCCTTCGGCTCCGCCGGCGAACGCTGCATGGCGATCTCCGTTGCGGTCGCCGTCGGCGATGCCGCAGAGCTGCTGGTCAAGAAGGTCCAGGAGCGCGCCCTGGCCGTGAAGGTCAAGAACGGCATCGAGCCCGACGCCGACATGGGTCCGGTCATCACGCCCGCCTCCAAGGAACGCATCGTGCGGATCGTCACCGAGGCGGAAGCCGCCGGCGCCGCCATGGTGGTGGACGGCCGCGAGCTGGTGGTCCCCGGCCACGAGGAAGGCTTCTGGGTCGGCCCCACGGTGATCGACCACGTCACCGCCGAGATGAGCGCGTACACCGAGGAGATCTTCGGTCCCGTCCTGGTGGTGGTCCGCGTGGAAGACCTCGACGCCGGGATCAAGCTCATCAACTCCAACCCCTACGGCAACGGCACTGCCATCTTCACCTCCTCCGGCGCGGCAGCACGGAAGTTCCAGCGCTCCGTGGACGTGGGCATGATCGGCATCAACGTGCCCCTGCCCGTGCCCGTGGCGTACCACTCCTTCGGCGGCTGGAAGGCCTCCCTCTTCGGCGACAAGCACATCTACGGCCCCGAAGGCGTCTCCTTCTACACCCGCGGCAAGGTCATCACCTCCCGCTGGCCCGAAGCCACCCACGCCTCCGGCGCCTCCTACAACTTCCCCTCCAACTGACCACGTCCCAAGAAAGAAAAAGCTGTCATGACTGACGTCGAGAACAAGCTCATCATCGGAACCGCCCCGGACTCCTGGGGTGTGTGGTTCGCCGATGACCCCAAGCAGACTCCGTGGGAGCGCTTCCTGGACGAGGTGGCCGAATCCGGCTACAAGTGGATCGAGCTGGGTCCGTACGGCTACCTGCCGAACGATCCCACCCGGCTTGCGGAGGAGCTCAAGGCCCGCGATCTGAAGGTCACGGCCGGAACGGTCTTCACGGCCTTCCACCGCGGCGCGGGGCAGTACGAGGAAGCCTGGGAACCTGCCCGCAAGGTGGCCGAGCTGACGGCCGCCATGGGCGGCGAACACATCGTGGTCATCCCGGCGATGTGGCGGGACGATGTCACAGGCGAGGCCGTGGAGAACGGCGAACTGAGCGAGGAACAGTGGGCCGACCTCTTCGCCGGGCACAACCGCATGGGCAAGGTCCTGTTGGAAGACTTCGGCCTGCACCAGCAGTTCCATTCCCACGCGGACTCGCACGTGGGCGCCCAGCAGGACATCGAAACCCTGCTGGCGGCGACGGATCCGCAGTACCTGAACCTTTGCCTGGACACAGGCCACGCGGAATACTGCGGGGCCTCCAGCCTGGAGCTCATCAAGAACTACCCGGAACGCATCGGCTACCTGCACCTCAAGCAGATCAACCCGGAGATCCTCGCCGAGGTCAACGAAAAGAACATGACGTGGGCTGCCGCCAACCTGGCCGGCGTCATGACAGAGCCGCCCAATGGCCTCCCGGACCTGCGCGCCGTCATCGAAGCGGTGGAGGGACTCAACCGGCCGGTCTTTGGCATCGTGGAACAGGACATGTATCCGGTAGCCTTCGACGTGCCGATGCCCATCGCCAAGCGAACCCGCAACTACCTGCTCTCCTGCGGCTCCCGCACGCGGGTCCAGTAGCCCGCGTCAGCCAGCCCCAAAGACTCTAAGGA contains:
- a CDS encoding CoA-acylating methylmalonate-semialdehyde dehydrogenase, which codes for MSTTTTLTTIKHFINGVETAGTGDRSQPVYNPATGQASAELRLANRADLDATVAAARAAADSWGDISLAKRTAVLFKFRELVAAHVDELAALITAEHGKVLSDAKGEIGRGLEVIEFACGIPQLLKGEYSDQVSTGIDVFSFREPLGVVAGITPFNFPVMVPLWMAPMAIAAGNAFILKPSERDPSASMLLAKLWKQAGLPDGVFQVLHGDKETVEGLLTHPDVDGISFVGSTPIAQYVHETATKHGKRVQALGGAKNHAIVLPDADLDNAADHLAAAAFGSAGERCMAISVAVAVGDAAELLVKKVQERALAVKVKNGIEPDADMGPVITPASKERIVRIVTEAEAAGAAMVVDGRELVVPGHEEGFWVGPTVIDHVTAEMSAYTEEIFGPVLVVVRVEDLDAGIKLINSNPYGNGTAIFTSSGAAARKFQRSVDVGMIGINVPLPVPVAYHSFGGWKASLFGDKHIYGPEGVSFYTRGKVITSRWPEATHASGASYNFPSN
- a CDS encoding sugar phosphate isomerase/epimerase, translated to MTDVENKLIIGTAPDSWGVWFADDPKQTPWERFLDEVAESGYKWIELGPYGYLPNDPTRLAEELKARDLKVTAGTVFTAFHRGAGQYEEAWEPARKVAELTAAMGGEHIVVIPAMWRDDVTGEAVENGELSEEQWADLFAGHNRMGKVLLEDFGLHQQFHSHADSHVGAQQDIETLLAATDPQYLNLCLDTGHAEYCGASSLELIKNYPERIGYLHLKQINPEILAEVNEKNMTWAAANLAGVMTEPPNGLPDLRAVIEAVEGLNRPVFGIVEQDMYPVAFDVPMPIAKRTRNYLLSCGSRTRVQ
- the iolD gene encoding 3D-(3,5/4)-trihydroxycyclohexane-1,2-dione acylhydrolase (decyclizing), whose amino-acid sequence is MTVAQAVVEYLSKQYTVDRIGTEDYRERLIPGTFGIFGHGNVAGVGQALKQYQHADPTIMPYYQGRNEQAQVHQAVGYARHTRRRQTFAISTSIGPGSSNLLTGAALATTNRLPVLLLPSDTFATRAADPVLQQLEQPYAYDITVNDAFRPLSKFFDRVSRPEQLFSAFHHGLRVLTDPAETGAVTISLPQDVQAEAFDVPEEFLAEREWRIRRPEADDEDIRRAAEAIRAAKRPLIIAGGGVLYAYANEELAKFAELTGIPVGNTQAGVGVLPWDHKFSLGAIGSTGTTAANAIAADADLIIGIGTRYEDFTTASRTAFQNPDVRFININVAPIDAYKHGTSLPIVADARKALVKLNQALGGYRVGGDLETRIAAEKKRWNAIVDEAFDTRHTPLPAQNEIIGATNKAMDDQDVVICAAGSLPGDLHKMWRVRDPFGYHVEYAYSCMGYEIPGGLGVKRAALAEAAAGGPDRDVVVMVGDGSYLMMHTELVTAVAERIKLIVVLIQNHGYASIGSLSESLGSQRFGTQYRVLDKDQHSFDAGENLPVDLALNAESLGAKVIRIEPGENVIQALGAALKEAKAAPKDSGPIVIHIESDPLLDAPSSESWWDVPVSQVSELESTQQAFKTYTDHKNRQRKLLG